GCGCCCGGACCGCTCGAGATGTGGGACTGGCGGCTGATGCCGGGGGAGCGGAGCCCCTCCGAGCCGCACCGTGTGGGCACGGTGGAACTCGTCCATGTCACCGCGGGCGAGCTGACCCTCACCGTGGACGGCGTCAAGCACCTGGTGCCGACCGGCGCGAGCGCCACCTTCGAGGCCTCCACCGCGCACACCTACGCCAACGAGGGCGACGTACCGATGGAGATGGTGATGGCCGTCTCGGTGCCCCCCGTCCGCTGAGCCGCACCGGCGCGGGCTGTTAGCGTGCGGACATGCGCGCACCCATCGGAGACTTCGACACCGCCACCCCCGTCACGGACTGTCTCGAGGAGCTGACCGCGCCGGTCGCCGGCGCCGTGCGCACCTGGCGGGGCGCGGTTCCCGCCGACCGCGTCCTCTACGTCGAGACCGACCCGCGCTGGGCCGACACGGCCGTCTTCGTCGAGCACTACGGCCGCGAGCTGCTGGAGCAGTCGGCGAACTGCGTGGTGGTCGCGGGCAAGCGGGGCGGCGAGACCACCCTCGCCGCATGCGTGGTGCTCTCCACCACGCGGGTCGACGTCAACGGCGTCGTACGCCGCCAACTCGGCGCCCGCAAGGCCTCTTTCGCCTCCATGGAGACGGCGACCGGAGAGACCGGCATGGAGTACGGCGGCATCACCCCCGTAGGACTGCCCGCCGGCTGGCCGGTGTTCGTCGACGCGGCCGTCGTCGACCTGCCCTATGTCCTCGTCGGCAGCGGACGCCGGCGCGGCAAGCTGCTGGTGCCGGGCAAGGCCCTCGCGGAACTGCCGGGCGCGGTGGTCCTGGAGGGGCTCGGGATCGCCTGAGCCCACCGGCCGGCGGATCGTCTGAGACCACCGGCGGATCGCCTGAGATCACCGGCCGGCGCGTCCGTTCCACGGCGATAGTGCAGGCCCGCCCGGGCGGGAAGGGCAGGTACAGCCCCGGCGGGAACCGTCTCCGCCGGGACGCGGCTCACGCCGTCGCATGGTGGGCCAGGGCCACATGGGGATCG
This genomic interval from Streptomyces sp. NBC_00557 contains the following:
- a CDS encoding YbaK/EbsC family protein encodes the protein MRAPIGDFDTATPVTDCLEELTAPVAGAVRTWRGAVPADRVLYVETDPRWADTAVFVEHYGRELLEQSANCVVVAGKRGGETTLAACVVLSTTRVDVNGVVRRQLGARKASFASMETATGETGMEYGGITPVGLPAGWPVFVDAAVVDLPYVLVGSGRRRGKLLVPGKALAELPGAVVLEGLGIA